A DNA window from Ictalurus punctatus breed USDA103 chromosome 11, Coco_2.0, whole genome shotgun sequence contains the following coding sequences:
- the glyctk gene encoding glycerate kinase: MAQVLTHSRSVLHWSPLWVRSMCSLEEQARAIFAAAVEGVQPDSVVRRALQRRGDELVVSEHSFKLCHNLHLVGFGKAVLGMAAEAERIVGDHLVQGIVSVPHGIQETLQRHRKLNMLLEASSKIKVMEGAKHNLPDTDAQRSAESIWKLASNLTERDLLLVLISGGGSALLPAPVPPITLQEKQEVTRRLAAAGASIQELNTVRRALSLLKGGGLARSADPAQVVGLILSDIIGDPVDLIASGPTVCSETSLEEVWAILNRYNLSATLPLSVKEVLNQTGSQQRSRLKDQPHQVNIFNAVIGSNAIALECASHKAQDLGLRPVILSPGVSGNVQAVAQLYGLLSRFACSPGKESPELRAQILKLGAEVGVRSWELCNTMEHLEAGGQENRHATCLLAGGEPTVQLLGKGRGGRNQELALRVGLELSRAPERSMTMFLSGGTDGQDGPTEAAGAVSDGNIEAEAKSQGLCIDGFLRNNDSFTFFSSLSKGQKLLLPGLTGTNVMDVHMMILPPPTQSS; encoded by the exons ATGGCCCAAGTCCTAACACACTCTCGCTCTGTTCTTCACTGGAGCCCTCTATGGGTCAGAAGCATGTGTTCACTAGAAGAGCAAGCTCGTGCGATCTTTGCTGCCGCTGTGGAGGGAGTGCAGCCGGACAGCGTGGTGCGCAGAGCTCTACAGCGACGGGGCGATGAGCTGGTGGTTTCTGAGCACAGTTTCAAGCTCTGTCATAACCTGCATCTGGTGGGTTTTGGGAAGGCTGTGCTGGGGATGGCTGCAGAGGCAGAGAGGATTGTGGGAGATCACCTGGTTCAAGGGATAGTTAGTGTGCCTCATGGAATTCAGGAAACACTGCAACGTCACAGGAAGCT AAACATGTTGCTAGAGGCCAGCAGTAAAATCAAAGTGATGGAAGGAGCTAAACACAACCTGCCAGACACAGATGCCCAAAGGTCAGCAGAGAGCATCTGGAAACTCGCCAGCAATCTTACTGAGCGAGATCTGCTGCTTGTCCTCATATCAG GTGGTGGCTCTGCTTTACTACCCGCTCCAGTGCCACCAATAACCCTGCaggaaaaacaggaagtgacacgtCGCTTAGCGGCTGCAGGGGCCTCAATTCAGGAGTTAAACACAGTGAGGAGAGCCTTGTCACTGTTGAAAGGTGGAGGCCTGGCCCGTAGCGCAGACCCTGCTCAG GTGGTGGGTCTGATTCTATCTGACATCATTGGCGATCCAGTTGATCTCATAGCCAGTGGGCCAACAGTATGTAGTGAGACGTCACTGGAGGAAGTCTGGGCCATCCTGAACCGCTACAACCTCTCTGCCACTCTCCCGTTATCTGTGAAAGAGGTTCTGAATCAAACTGGTTCCCAGCAGAGAAGCCGGCTGAAGGATCAACCACATCAAGTCAACATTTTCAACGCCGTGATTGGCTCCAATGCTATTGCTCTGGAATGCGCCAGCCATAAAGCACAAGACTTAGGCCTTCGACCAGTAATTCTATCTCCAGGGGTGAGTGGTAATGTCCAAGCTGTGGCCCAACTGTATGGTTTGCTGTCTCGTTTCGCCTGTTCTccagggaaggagtctccagagcTCAGAGCTCAGATTCTCAAACTGGGAGCAGAGGTTGGGGTTAGGAGCTGGGAACTATGTAACACAATGGAACATTTGGAAGCTGGCGGGCAGGAAAACAGGCATGCCACATGCCTGCTGGCTGGAGGTGAACCCACTGTCCAGCTACTGGGGAAAGGCAGAGGTGGAAGAAACCAAGAGCTAGCCCTGAGGGTGGGCCTAGAGCTCAGCAGGGCACCGGAGAGAAGCATGACCATGTTCCTCAGCGGTGGAACCGATGGTCAGGATGGCCCTACTGAAGCAGCTGGAGCAGTTAGTGATGGGAACATAGAAGCAGAGGCCAAAAGTCAGGGACTATGCATTGATGGATTTCTTCGCAACAATGATTCATTCACGTTTTTCTCATCCCTTTCAAAGGGGCAGAAGTTGCTTCTGCCAGGGCTCACAGGTACCAATGTAATGGATGTTCATATGATGATTCTGCCTCCACCAACACAGAGTAGCTGA